In Sulfitobacter albidus, the following proteins share a genomic window:
- a CDS encoding nicotinate-nucleotide adenylyltransferase has protein sequence MRHDIPFAAPGQVIGLLGGSFDPAHAGHVHITREALKRFGLDAVWWLVSPGNPLKERGPAQMQRRLAHARAVMQHPRVTITGIEARLGTRYTAQTLRAITALYPTQRFVWLMGADNLAQFHLWQDWRAIMDTTPVGVLARPGERISARMSRAAALYAPARIPGRMSRTLRTAQAPAWCFVNVPMMDVSSSAIRAAGAWSA, from the coding sequence GTGCGCCATGACATTCCCTTTGCCGCACCCGGTCAGGTTATCGGGCTTTTGGGTGGATCGTTCGATCCCGCGCACGCGGGCCATGTACACATCACGCGCGAGGCGCTCAAACGGTTCGGGCTGGACGCGGTGTGGTGGCTTGTCTCGCCCGGCAACCCGTTGAAAGAACGCGGGCCCGCGCAGATGCAGCGCCGTTTGGCGCATGCTCGCGCGGTGATGCAGCACCCGCGCGTGACCATCACGGGGATCGAAGCACGGTTGGGCACGCGCTACACGGCGCAGACTTTGCGGGCGATCACGGCGCTATATCCCACGCAGCGCTTTGTGTGGTTGATGGGGGCCGACAACCTTGCGCAGTTCCATCTGTGGCAGGACTGGCGAGCTATCATGGACACGACGCCCGTCGGCGTGCTCGCGCGTCCGGGCGAGCGGATCTCGGCGCGGATGAGCAGGGCGGCTGCGCTCTATGCGCCCGCGCGGATCCCGGGGCGGATGTCGCGCACGCTTCGCACCGCACAGGCGCCCGCGTGGTGTTTTGTGAATGTGCCGATGATGGATGTGTCGTCTTCGGCGATCCGTGCTGCAGGCGCGTGGTCAGCGTAG
- a CDS encoding DMT family transporter, with protein sequence MHRAVLIMFVAMSLIPAGDSAGKLLSGTLGVAPIFVAWSRFAIGMVCLIPFVPHDAYGLLRDWRIWVRAATLAAGISCIQVALSTEEIATVFAAFFVGPLVSYVLAVIFLRESVTWLRSALILAGFAGVLIVVRPGGETGIGLLWALAAGGCYGVFLTLSRYLGGVGTPLALTLTQLLIAGLILLPFGLSNWPQITPQIAALTLASGLFSMLGNLLLLFAYRLAPATRLAPLVYFQLIAAVTLGWLIFGDLPDAAVWTGLALIIGAGLASARLR encoded by the coding sequence ATGCACCGCGCCGTACTCATCATGTTTGTTGCCATGTCGCTGATCCCGGCGGGCGACAGTGCGGGCAAATTGCTCAGCGGAACGCTGGGCGTCGCACCCATTTTTGTTGCGTGGTCACGCTTTGCCATCGGGATGGTGTGCCTGATCCCGTTTGTGCCGCACGATGCCTATGGGCTGCTGCGTGACTGGCGCATCTGGGTCCGCGCCGCCACGCTTGCCGCCGGGATCAGCTGTATTCAGGTCGCCCTGAGTACCGAGGAAATCGCCACCGTTTTTGCAGCGTTCTTTGTCGGTCCACTGGTGAGCTACGTGCTAGCCGTGATTTTCCTGCGCGAAAGCGTCACGTGGCTGCGCTCCGCGCTGATCCTCGCGGGCTTTGCCGGGGTGCTGATCGTGGTCCGACCGGGCGGGGAGACGGGCATCGGACTTCTTTGGGCGCTCGCCGCGGGCGGATGCTACGGCGTTTTTCTGACCCTGTCTCGCTATCTGGGCGGCGTCGGCACACCGCTGGCCCTGACCCTGACGCAACTATTGATTGCCGGTCTGATCCTGTTGCCCTTCGGCCTGTCAAACTGGCCGCAAATCACGCCACAGATTGCTGCGCTGACGCTTGCCTCGGGGCTCTTTTCGATGCTGGGCAATCTGCTGCTGCTCTTTGCCTACCGTCTTGCGCCCGCCACCCGACTTGCCCCGCTCGTTTACTTTCAGCTGATTGCGGCCGTCACGCTGGGGTGGCTCATCTTCGGTGATCTGCCTGATGCGGCTGTCTGGACGGGTCTGGCCCTCATCATCGGCGCCGGTCTCGCTTCGGCGCGCCTACGCTGA
- the dacB gene encoding D-alanyl-D-alanine carboxypeptidase/D-alanyl-D-alanine endopeptidase, giving the protein MAQEYSRRRFLGAAAAWPVMAGVVHAAPPAASLRPVLRGEDFFKRAVRSVDEILREAKLSGDVSFAVADAATGLRLEQRTAGVAQPPASVAKALTALYALDALGPTHRFETRLMTTGGIVDGVVQGDLILAGGGDPTLDTDRLAGMAAQLKALGVTGVKGAFKVFDKALPRLDRIDPEQPDQVGYNPGVSGLALNYNRVHFEWKRGGNGYAVTMDGRSERLRPAVRFAAMRVVDRQSPIYTYADGEGRDNWTVARPALGNGGARWLPVRKPGLYAAEVFAVLAGAEGIALGVPGFVDTLPEADAIVTDRSRDLRTIAREMLKWSTNLTAEMLGLAATRARGVEVDTLKASAAQMNAWAQTALGMEAPALVDHSGLGDDSLLSTADMVTALVQVRDTGLRDILKPIAMRDENRRVIQDHPIRVDAKTGTLNFVSTLAGYLTGPDGTEMAFAIFTADPAIRATITRAEREGPAGGRTWNRRSKRLQQALIERWGVLYGA; this is encoded by the coding sequence ATGGCTCAAGAGTATTCCAGACGCAGATTCCTTGGCGCAGCAGCCGCCTGGCCCGTGATGGCCGGTGTGGTGCATGCGGCACCTCCTGCCGCATCCCTGCGGCCCGTGCTGCGGGGCGAAGATTTTTTCAAGCGCGCGGTACGCTCGGTCGATGAGATCCTGCGCGAGGCAAAGCTGAGCGGTGATGTCTCGTTCGCCGTGGCCGATGCGGCGACCGGCCTGCGACTGGAGCAGCGCACCGCCGGCGTGGCCCAGCCCCCGGCAAGCGTCGCCAAGGCGTTGACCGCCTTGTATGCACTGGACGCTCTTGGTCCCACACACCGGTTCGAGACACGGCTGATGACCACGGGCGGCATTGTCGACGGAGTGGTTCAGGGCGATCTGATCCTTGCGGGCGGGGGGGATCCCACGCTCGACACGGATCGTCTTGCCGGAATGGCTGCGCAGCTCAAGGCGTTGGGCGTCACCGGGGTGAAGGGCGCGTTCAAGGTTTTTGACAAAGCGCTGCCGCGTCTTGACCGCATTGACCCAGAGCAGCCAGATCAGGTCGGCTATAACCCCGGGGTTTCGGGGCTGGCGTTGAACTACAACCGGGTGCATTTCGAATGGAAGCGCGGCGGCAACGGCTATGCCGTGACGATGGATGGCCGATCGGAGAGGTTGCGCCCCGCCGTGCGATTTGCCGCCATGCGCGTGGTCGATCGGCAAAGCCCGATCTACACCTACGCCGACGGCGAAGGGCGCGATAACTGGACCGTTGCGCGGCCCGCGTTGGGCAACGGTGGCGCGCGCTGGCTGCCGGTGCGCAAGCCGGGGCTCTACGCGGCAGAGGTCTTTGCGGTGTTGGCCGGGGCGGAAGGCATCGCGCTGGGCGTTCCGGGTTTCGTCGACACCCTCCCGGAAGCGGATGCTATCGTGACCGATCGCAGCCGCGATCTGCGTACCATCGCGCGCGAGATGCTGAAGTGGTCCACGAACCTCACCGCCGAGATGCTGGGGCTTGCGGCCACACGCGCACGCGGTGTCGAGGTCGACACGTTGAAAGCCTCGGCCGCGCAGATGAACGCCTGGGCGCAGACGGCGCTGGGGATGGAGGCTCCTGCGCTGGTCGATCACTCCGGCCTTGGCGATGACAGCCTGTTGAGCACGGCTGACATGGTCACTGCCCTGGTGCAGGTCCGCGATACGGGTCTGCGCGACATCCTCAAACCGATTGCGATGCGCGATGAAAACCGGCGCGTGATCCAGGATCATCCGATCCGCGTGGATGCAAAGACCGGTACGTTGAATTTCGTCTCGACCCTCGCGGGGTATCTTACCGGGCCGGACGGGACCGAGATGGCATTCGCGATCTTCACCGCCGATCCGGCGATCCGCGCCACGATCACGCGTGCCGAGCGGGAAGGCCCGGCGGGCGGGCGCACGTGGAACCGGCGATCAAAGCGGCTGCAACAGGCGTTGATCGAACGCTGGGGCGTCCTCTACGGCGCTTAG
- a CDS encoding tellurite resistance TerB family protein → MPDDPSLALSAQDCLVAVMVAVSASDEDIGTTELIKIQAAVNLLPIFAGYDADRIKVVSQMVFDLFEQEDGLDALFGLVREGLPERLHETAYALACDVAAADGTLEETELRLLEEMRYELTIDRLHAAAIERGARARHLT, encoded by the coding sequence ATGCCAGATGACCCATCTCTCGCGCTCAGCGCGCAGGACTGCCTTGTTGCTGTAATGGTCGCCGTCTCCGCCTCGGACGAGGATATCGGCACCACCGAGCTGATCAAGATCCAAGCCGCCGTGAACCTGCTTCCCATCTTCGCCGGATACGACGCCGACCGGATCAAGGTCGTCAGCCAGATGGTGTTCGATTTGTTCGAGCAGGAAGACGGGCTCGACGCGCTGTTCGGTCTCGTGCGCGAAGGGCTGCCCGAGCGCCTGCACGAAACGGCCTATGCGCTGGCCTGCGACGTCGCCGCCGCAGATGGCACGCTAGAGGAAACCGAACTGCGCCTGCTCGAAGAGATGCGCTATGAGCTGACCATCGACCGGCTGCACGCCGCCGCGATCGAACGCGGTGCGCGCGCGCGCCACCTTACCTAA
- a CDS encoding lysine--tRNA ligase has translation MSTTRDAAMQSKAWPFEEARRVLKRYQNKPPEKGFVLFETGYGPSGLPHIGTFGEVLRTTMIKRAFEEISDIPTKLICFSDDLDGMRKVPGNVPQQDMLAEHMHKPLTSVPDPFGEFESFGHYNNAMLRRFLDTFGFEYEFYSAREFYRAGHFDEILLRAAERYDQIMEVMLKSLREERRQTYSIFLPIHPETGRVMYVPIKHVDAEAGTVTFDDEDGTEMTLPVTGGNVKLQWKPDFGARWAALGVDFEMYGKEHATNTAIYDRICEILGGKKPEHFSYELFLDENGQKISKSSGNGISIDEWLRYASTESLSYFMFLKPKTAKRMHFDVIPKAMDEYHQQLRAYETQDEKGRLANPVWHIHGGDVPVSDMVVPFSMLLNLASVSQAEDKSQLWGFIQRYAPEATPEGNPGMDAAAGYAVRYFNDFVKPAKVYRAPSDLEREALEDLRARLVAWDGGLDAEALQSEVFACGRERFDPLRDWFKALYEVLLGASQGPRFGGFIALYGVEETIALIDAALAGELVTG, from the coding sequence ATGTCCACCACACGTGACGCCGCGATGCAAAGCAAGGCCTGGCCCTTTGAAGAGGCGCGCCGTGTGCTCAAACGCTATCAGAACAAGCCGCCCGAGAAGGGGTTTGTTCTTTTCGAGACGGGCTATGGCCCCTCGGGCCTGCCGCATATCGGGACCTTCGGCGAAGTTCTGCGCACCACCATGATCAAGCGCGCGTTCGAAGAGATCAGCGACATCCCGACCAAGCTGATCTGCTTTTCCGACGATCTGGACGGGATGCGCAAGGTGCCCGGCAACGTGCCGCAGCAGGATATGCTGGCCGAGCACATGCACAAGCCGCTGACGAGCGTGCCTGATCCCTTCGGCGAGTTTGAGAGCTTTGGCCATTACAACAACGCGATGTTGCGGCGGTTTCTGGATACTTTCGGGTTCGAATATGAGTTCTACTCGGCGCGGGAGTTCTACCGCGCGGGGCATTTCGACGAGATCCTTCTGCGCGCGGCAGAGCGGTACGATCAGATCATGGAGGTGATGCTGAAATCCCTGCGCGAGGAGCGGCGCCAGACCTATTCGATCTTTTTGCCGATCCATCCCGAAACGGGCCGCGTGATGTATGTGCCGATCAAACACGTCGATGCGGAAGCGGGCACCGTGACCTTTGATGATGAGGACGGCACGGAGATGACGCTGCCCGTCACCGGCGGCAATGTGAAGCTTCAGTGGAAGCCGGATTTCGGCGCGCGCTGGGCAGCACTTGGCGTTGATTTCGAGATGTACGGCAAAGAGCACGCGACCAATACGGCGATCTACGACCGGATCTGTGAAATCCTCGGCGGCAAGAAGCCCGAGCATTTCAGCTATGAGCTGTTTCTGGACGAAAACGGGCAGAAGATTTCCAAGTCTTCGGGCAACGGGATCTCGATTGATGAATGGCTGCGCTATGCCAGCACGGAATCGCTGTCGTATTTCATGTTTCTCAAACCCAAGACCGCCAAGCGGATGCACTTCGATGTGATCCCGAAGGCGATGGACGAATACCACCAGCAACTGCGCGCCTACGAGACCCAAGACGAAAAGGGCCGTCTGGCAAACCCCGTGTGGCACATCCACGGCGGGGACGTGCCGGTGTCGGACATGGTTGTGCCGTTCTCGATGCTGCTGAACCTCGCGTCGGTGTCGCAGGCGGAGGACAAATCGCAGCTGTGGGGCTTTATCCAGCGTTATGCGCCTGAAGCGACGCCCGAGGGCAATCCCGGTATGGACGCGGCGGCGGGCTATGCGGTGCGGTACTTCAACGATTTCGTGAAACCGGCCAAGGTGTACCGTGCGCCCAGCGATCTGGAGCGCGAGGCGCTGGAGGATCTGCGCGCGCGGTTGGTTGCGTGGGACGGGGGCCTTGACGCGGAGGCGTTGCAGTCGGAGGTCTTTGCCTGCGGCCGTGAGCGGTTCGACCCTCTGCGTGATTGGTTCAAGGCGCTGTACGAAGTGCTGCTGGGCGCGAGCCAGGGACCGCGATTTGGTGGTTTCATCGCGCTGTACGGCGTCGAGGAGACCATCGCACTGATCGACGCCGCACTGGCCGGAGAGCTGGTGACAGGCTGA
- a CDS encoding DUF4864 domain-containing protein has protein sequence MKTVLHAMVFCVLGAFGAQAQEAEIQGTISQQFEAFKADDFASAFEFASPTLQTFFQTPENFGRMVTQGYPMVWRPAQVMFLELREEGGTYWQKVQITDKKGRFHVLEYRMQQLESGWRINGVQILDAPGAAV, from the coding sequence ATGAAAACGGTACTGCACGCGATGGTTTTCTGTGTACTGGGCGCATTTGGCGCGCAAGCTCAGGAGGCGGAAATCCAAGGCACGATCAGCCAGCAATTCGAGGCATTCAAGGCGGATGATTTTGCCTCCGCCTTTGAATTTGCCAGCCCCACCTTGCAGACGTTTTTTCAAACGCCCGAGAATTTTGGCCGCATGGTCACCCAAGGCTATCCCATGGTCTGGCGCCCCGCGCAGGTGATGTTTCTGGAACTGCGCGAAGAGGGCGGTACCTATTGGCAAAAGGTGCAGATCACCGACAAAAAGGGCCGGTTTCACGTGCTCGAATACCGTATGCAGCAGCTTGAGAGCGGCTGGCGCATCAACGGCGTGCAGATCCTCGATGCGCCGGGCGCTGCGGTCTGA
- a CDS encoding glycosyl hydrolase family 28-related protein translates to MNKAITDGIQLTPSPYANGLDQYSSSDGTPGSPSYNGAANAAFVPADQDFGGALELLKTESTQRLRYKGETPIVPGCYLQIKVRIKAISGNLPTVRIAAYAARSNGTPVPGVVSTGPNTALTTYGQVVEITAIVGIGNRTGVDMVWGPTAAYGHFGIDLLGQNGGVVRIDDIEINDVSSVFLGDVVSTIDVRDYGAVGNGTTDDTAAFEAANAAANGRTVLIPNGVFRLNGDVTFDTRTKFEGTVTMPTEAILLLRRNYDLPNYIEAFGNEELAFRKAFQALLNNSDHESLDLGGRKVALTGPIDMQAAVPSRSRYSTRRAIHNGQLIALADGDWATTTITAQATYSPGNPRVLSNVANIANIEVGSHVTGAGVGREVYVRSKNVARGEITLNAALYDAAGTQNFTFRRFKYLLDFSGFEVVSKFVLHNIEFQCSAVCSGILLAGAGTIFTVRDCFITTPKDRGITSMGGGCQGMFIERNQFLSAEDSLAVSARSSIALNVNANDAKIRNNRATRFKHFAVLSGKNHLVSGNHFFQGDTIKGGIRSAGVVLAEPYASFIFTNNYSDNAFLEWTNERDPEPAFSGGFSFSAMEISSNVFLSGDVAPSFSYIVVKPHGADHFLNGVNITGNQFRSINGSINRAERIDTSFAAMNLTRTRNVRMQGNNFFGVVSQVTSPYTIEHEENTPQQSWLIDTGSALPFQARALSIDAVAVRGGVRNAAGAVNWDAPFVRAQQGPNANQVLVVFSEPVEGKIGLTVRIDNDLV, encoded by the coding sequence ATGAACAAGGCGATCACCGACGGGATTCAACTGACACCGTCTCCGTATGCGAACGGGCTTGACCAATATTCCAGTAGCGACGGGACGCCGGGCTCTCCCAGCTATAACGGTGCTGCAAACGCGGCATTCGTGCCGGCGGATCAGGATTTTGGCGGTGCACTGGAGCTGTTGAAGACGGAAAGCACGCAGCGTCTGCGCTACAAGGGCGAGACGCCGATTGTTCCGGGATGCTATTTGCAGATCAAGGTACGGATCAAGGCGATCAGTGGCAACCTGCCGACGGTGCGGATTGCGGCCTATGCGGCCAGATCGAACGGGACGCCCGTGCCGGGTGTGGTGAGCACGGGTCCGAACACCGCGCTGACGACCTACGGGCAGGTGGTCGAGATCACGGCGATTGTCGGCATCGGAAATCGCACCGGCGTCGATATGGTCTGGGGGCCAACGGCGGCCTACGGACATTTCGGTATCGACCTTCTGGGACAGAACGGCGGTGTCGTGCGGATCGACGATATCGAGATCAACGACGTGTCCTCGGTCTTTCTGGGGGATGTCGTATCGACAATCGATGTGCGGGATTATGGTGCGGTCGGCAACGGCACAACCGATGACACTGCCGCGTTCGAGGCTGCAAACGCGGCTGCCAACGGGCGCACGGTGCTGATCCCCAACGGTGTTTTCCGCCTGAACGGCGATGTCACGTTTGATACGCGCACCAAGTTCGAGGGCACCGTCACCATGCCCACCGAAGCGATCCTGCTGCTGCGCCGCAATTATGATCTGCCCAACTACATTGAGGCGTTTGGCAACGAAGAACTGGCCTTCCGCAAGGCGTTTCAGGCGCTGCTGAACAACTCGGATCACGAATCGCTGGATCTGGGCGGGCGCAAGGTGGCGTTGACGGGACCGATCGACATGCAGGCCGCGGTGCCGTCGCGCTCGCGCTATTCGACGCGCCGGGCGATCCACAACGGGCAGTTGATTGCGCTGGCGGATGGGGATTGGGCCACGACGACGATCACGGCACAGGCGACGTATAGTCCCGGAAATCCGCGGGTCCTGTCGAATGTCGCGAATATCGCCAACATCGAGGTCGGCAGCCATGTGACCGGCGCGGGCGTGGGGCGCGAGGTTTACGTAAGATCAAAGAATGTCGCGAGGGGAGAGATTACGCTGAATGCCGCTCTCTACGATGCGGCAGGCACGCAGAATTTCACCTTCCGCCGGTTCAAATACCTGCTGGATTTCTCGGGTTTCGAAGTGGTCAGCAAGTTCGTGTTGCACAACATCGAATTCCAGTGCTCAGCGGTGTGTAGCGGGATTCTTCTGGCCGGAGCGGGGACGATCTTTACCGTGCGGGACTGCTTTATCACGACGCCGAAGGATCGCGGGATCACGTCCATGGGCGGTGGCTGTCAGGGGATGTTCATCGAGCGCAACCAGTTCCTGTCGGCGGAGGATTCTCTGGCCGTCTCCGCCCGCAGCAGCATCGCGCTGAACGTGAATGCCAATGATGCCAAGATCCGCAACAACCGCGCGACCCGGTTCAAGCATTTCGCCGTGTTGAGCGGCAAGAACCATCTCGTTTCGGGCAATCACTTTTTCCAGGGTGATACGATCAAGGGTGGGATCCGCTCTGCCGGGGTGGTTCTGGCGGAGCCCTACGCCTCGTTCATCTTCACCAACAACTACAGCGACAACGCATTTCTGGAGTGGACCAACGAGCGAGATCCGGAGCCTGCGTTCAGCGGTGGTTTTTCGTTCAGCGCGATGGAGATTTCGAGCAATGTGTTCCTGTCGGGGGATGTGGCGCCAAGTTTCAGCTATATCGTCGTCAAGCCGCACGGGGCCGATCATTTCCTCAATGGGGTGAACATTACGGGCAACCAGTTCCGCTCGATCAACGGGTCGATCAACCGGGCCGAGCGGATCGATACCAGCTTTGCCGCGATGAACCTGACGCGCACGCGGAATGTGCGGATGCAGGGCAACAACTTCTTTGGTGTCGTGTCGCAGGTCACCAGCCCCTACACGATTGAACACGAGGAGAACACGCCGCAGCAATCCTGGCTGATCGATACCGGATCGGCGCTGCCGTTTCAGGCGCGCGCGCTGAGTATCGATGCGGTGGCGGTGCGTGGCGGGGTCCGCAATGCGGCCGGCGCGGTCAATTGGGACGCGCCGTTTGTGCGGGCCCAGCAGGGGCCGAATGCCAATCAGGTTCTGGTCGTTTTCAGCGAGCCGGTCGAAGGTAAGATTGGCCTCACCGTGCGCATCGACAACGATCTCGTCTGA
- a CDS encoding PLD nuclease N-terminal domain-containing protein has protein sequence MEYGILGLLILIADIYAIYNIFTSRASGLAKILWTLGVVVFPVAGFIVWLIAGPRGDRVTA, from the coding sequence ATGGAATACGGTATTCTTGGCCTTCTTATCCTGATCGCCGACATCTACGCGATCTATAACATTTTCACATCCCGCGCCTCGGGTCTCGCGAAAATCCTCTGGACCCTCGGTGTGGTGGTCTTCCCGGTTGCAGGCTTTATCGTCTGGCTGATCGCCGGACCCCGCGGAGACCGCGTGACAGCCTAA
- a CDS encoding NYN domain-containing protein, producing MSHRILVDASNVLFWQGGGARLDTLKIVASALCARRFVPELIFDFRVGLAVEEVALHLGLDAHCVQIAPEGAAADALLLDRAEQSGAQIVTRDQYRDWRDNYPALRRDWLVSGRIVGGRAQFSRKLRAVPI from the coding sequence TTGTCCCATCGCATTCTTGTAGATGCTTCGAATGTCCTGTTCTGGCAGGGCGGTGGCGCGCGCCTTGATACTCTGAAGATCGTGGCAAGCGCGCTTTGCGCGCGGCGGTTTGTGCCGGAGTTGATCTTTGATTTCAGGGTGGGACTCGCGGTGGAGGAGGTGGCGCTGCACTTGGGCCTTGATGCCCATTGCGTTCAGATCGCGCCCGAAGGCGCGGCGGCGGACGCTCTCTTGCTGGATCGTGCGGAGCAGTCCGGGGCGCAGATCGTCACGCGCGATCAGTATCGGGATTGGCGCGACAACTACCCCGCCCTGCGTCGGGACTGGCTCGTCAGCGGTCGCATTGTCGGCGGCCGCGCACAGTTTTCGCGCAAGCTGCGTGCGGTGCCGATCTAG
- the uvrB gene encoding excinuclease ABC subunit UvrB, with amino-acid sequence MPYAHSDKSEALLANPAPDVATREKLEGGRAFKMVSEFEPAGDQPTAIKELAGGVLDGERDQVLLGATGTGKTFTMAKIIEETQRPAIILAPNKTLAAQLYGEFKGFFPENAVEYFVSYYDYYQPEAYVARSDTFIEKESQINEQIDRMRHSATRALLERDDVIIVASVSCIYGIGSVETYGAMTQDLHVGNNYDQRQVIADLVAQQYKRNDAAFQRGSFRVRGDSLEIFPAHLDDRAWKLSFFGEELETITEFDPLTGEKTGTMDKIRVYANSHYVTPKPTMNQAMIGIKKELRTRLDQLVADGKLLEAQRLEQRTNFDLEMLEATGVCNGIENYSRYLTGRAPGEPPPTLFEFIPDNAIVFADESHVSVPQIGGMYKGDYRRKFTLAEHGFRLPSCMDNRPLKFEEWDAMRPQSVFVSATPAAWEIEQAGGVFTEQVIRPTGLLDPVVEIRPVEMQVDDLLDEVRKVAADGYRTLCTTLTKRMAEDLTEYMHEQGIRVRYMHSDIDTIERIEILRDLRLGAFDVLIGINLLREGLDIPECGLVAILDADKEGFLRSETSLIQTIGRAARNAEGRVIMYADRITGSMERALGETNRRRAKQIAYNEEHGITPATVKKNVDDILSGLYKGDTDQSRVTAKIDNPLAGGNLQTVLDGLRTDMRKAAENLEFEEAARLRDEVKRLEAVDLAIADDPMARQQAVDKAVGDAQKASGRSTMGRGGMRGGVKRKRGKR; translated from the coding sequence ATGCCCTACGCCCATTCCGACAAATCCGAAGCCCTGCTCGCCAATCCGGCGCCCGACGTGGCGACCCGTGAAAAGCTCGAAGGTGGGCGCGCGTTCAAGATGGTATCCGAATTCGAACCCGCAGGCGATCAGCCGACGGCGATCAAGGAACTGGCAGGCGGTGTGCTGGACGGCGAACGCGACCAGGTTCTCTTGGGCGCCACCGGCACGGGCAAGACTTTTACCATGGCCAAGATCATCGAGGAGACCCAGCGCCCCGCGATCATCCTGGCACCCAACAAGACGCTCGCGGCCCAGCTCTACGGTGAGTTCAAGGGGTTCTTTCCCGAAAACGCGGTCGAATACTTTGTCTCCTACTACGACTATTATCAGCCCGAGGCCTATGTCGCGCGCTCTGACACCTTCATCGAGAAGGAGAGCCAGATCAACGAACAGATCGACCGGATGCGCCACTCCGCCACCCGTGCCCTGCTGGAGCGGGACGACGTCATCATCGTGGCGTCCGTGTCGTGCATCTACGGCATCGGCTCGGTCGAGACCTACGGCGCGATGACGCAGGATCTGCACGTGGGCAACAACTATGACCAGCGACAGGTGATCGCGGATCTGGTGGCGCAGCAGTACAAGCGTAACGATGCGGCCTTCCAGCGCGGCAGCTTCCGCGTGCGCGGCGACAGCCTCGAAATCTTTCCCGCCCACCTCGACGACCGCGCGTGGAAACTGTCGTTCTTTGGCGAAGAGCTGGAAACCATCACGGAATTTGACCCCCTGACAGGTGAAAAGACCGGTACGATGGACAAGATCCGGGTCTATGCGAATTCCCACTACGTCACGCCGAAACCCACGATGAATCAGGCGATGATCGGTATCAAGAAAGAGCTGCGCACGCGGCTCGATCAACTGGTGGCCGATGGCAAACTGCTGGAGGCGCAGCGGCTGGAGCAGCGCACGAACTTCGACCTCGAGATGCTGGAGGCGACGGGCGTCTGCAACGGCATCGAAAACTATTCGCGCTACCTCACGGGTCGCGCGCCGGGCGAGCCGCCCCCGACCCTGTTCGAATTCATCCCCGACAACGCCATCGTCTTTGCAGATGAGTCCCACGTGTCGGTCCCGCAGATCGGCGGCATGTATAAAGGTGACTACCGGCGCAAATTCACGCTGGCCGAACACGGCTTCCGCCTGCCGTCGTGCATGGACAACCGCCCCCTGAAATTCGAGGAATGGGATGCCATGCGCCCGCAGTCCGTCTTTGTCTCTGCCACCCCCGCCGCGTGGGAGATCGAACAGGCGGGTGGCGTGTTCACCGAACAGGTGATCCGTCCGACCGGGTTGCTGGACCCGGTCGTGGAAATCCGCCCCGTGGAAATGCAGGTCGACGACCTGCTCGACGAGGTGCGCAAAGTGGCCGCCGACGGCTATCGCACACTTTGCACGACGTTGACCAAACGCATGGCCGAAGATCTGACGGAATACATGCACGAACAGGGCATTCGCGTGCGCTACATGCACTCCGACATCGACACCATCGAACGGATCGAGATCCTGCGCGATCTGCGCCTTGGCGCCTTTGATGTGCTGATCGGGATCAACCTGCTGCGCGAAGGGCTCGATATTCCCGAATGCGGGCTGGTGGCGATCCTCGATGCGGACAAGGAAGGGTTCCTGCGGTCAGAGACCTCGCTGATCCAGACCATTGGCCGCGCGGCACGCAATGCCGAAGGCCGTGTGATCATGTACGCCGATCGCATCACCGGCTCGATGGAGCGGGCCCTCGGGGAGACTAACCGCCGCCGGGCGAAACAGATCGCCTATAACGAAGAGCACGGCATCACCCCGGCAACGGTGAAAAAGAATGTCGATGACATCCTGTCGGGTCTCTACAAAGGCGACACCGATCAATCCCGTGTCACCGCAAAGATCGACAACCCATTGGCGGGCGGCAATCTGCAAACGGTTCTGGACGGCCTGCGTACCGACATGCGCAAGGCCGCCGAAAACCTCGAATTCGAAGAAGCCGCGCGCCTGCGCGATGAGGTCAAGCGGCTTGAGGCTGTTGACCTTGCGATCGCCGACGATCCAATGGCCCGTCAACAGGCCGTCGACAAGGCCGTGGGTGACGCGCAGAAAGCTTCCGGTCGCTCGACGATGGGGCGTGGTGGGATGCGCGGGGGCGTCAAACGCAAGCGCGGAAAACGCTAG